A window of bacterium contains these coding sequences:
- a CDS encoding C25 family cysteine peptidase gives MNNSLFYKNFSKVFLFILLTATQIHTTLLFAEKITKEIQFNKSSLSNKEINGYQILSLKSDKLTPGAILHTTEAGSPIIPFYEIHILIPQDAIVNSLDVISTSNEKLPDKYFLFPAQRPQPMIYNLPVPEFISPNPVIYNSPTTYPGNLAKLVGTGNKGGYKIASILIYPVQYIPSEKQIIFYSSIKIKLNYTHTSKTNLLTPFQNNTIKQEIKNIVLNPENIETYAPQITNKQNEFQYCIITNNALSGEFQRLADWKTRKGIKSKVMIVDSIYNTFSGIDRQTKIREFIRYAYTNWGTQYFLLGGQSDFENNEEIVPRRDVFCVNTDICPYPDGDTIPSDLYYSDLDGTWDKNGNGIYGEMDDSIDLYSDVYVGRAPAKDINQAKIFVDKILAYEKNSLKGYAKKILLVGAELWPSKNYNGDIVSDSIISITPSGWSEGKLYYKNGNLSRDAVVDSVNAGFGLVHYAAHGGAPVIMVAGQSFSIPFVDILNNTNKFGIHNAISCFTGAVDEINTSDYNYDCLAEHIVNSPNGGGVASVMNTRYGWGTPPYMGYAELLDLEFYNQLFNSGAYHLGIAHTLSKNPYCGIAQTDTLWRYSIYELTLFGDPELPVWTEAPESLTVNYLSNIGTGSQNFNVYCSHNSSPKESTLVCLMKGTEIYKTGYTNSAGNAVFNISPAVPGNIYVTATAHNFYPYEGTSTVVGQGPYVSYKNHDITDNIGNADSTVNPGETIDLYLTLWNPGTITASGVSGTITTNDTLVSGISDTTQSYGNILSKDSCTNSGTYKISISPNTPDMHIIKIRIKITDDSANIWYDSLNIQVARPKPIYQSYQLNDSEGNTPNGYLDPDEEAKITPRVKNTGTGNLDSVRAVLRTTSPYTAIIDSQSTFGEIPHTETRNGIPFKVNTTPSINIGDSIIFEIQIIGWNGLIQYSNSDTIVVKVGLPGLMYADHDVGNLQFTVTCNGVCGFTKQNGEGTGFKYPHNSSNLLWIGSLWVGNASNYVVNKDFNAEGTGDWKETSTPDGKLRMGGNKFSNQDGIAIYNDANHPAPKNITVNQLSSAWSTQPYNDFVIMKYKITNTGTSPINNLYAGQYMEFDVDTLNSLKDKVGIDSSKHLIYQYAKINSRCVGIKLISPLNPANLSAINSKTYVYPGWFIQDSIKIKFLNGALTSTVLDTTDDWGILASTGPFNLDAGKDTTISFAIIGGDSISDLKYNSDMAEIITSIEDKEKNTPLSYKLYPCMPNPTKNKAFILYSVPKTSEVKIVIYDISGRITKKFAFKGVLPGLHSTLWDGTNSHGNKVSTGVYFIHFISKAEETQSQDENEVKYRNKLIIIR, from the coding sequence ATGAATAATTCGCTTTTTTATAAGAATTTCTCCAAAGTCTTTTTATTTATTTTACTTACTGCCACACAAATCCACACTACCTTATTATTCGCAGAAAAAATAACAAAAGAAATACAATTCAATAAGTCATCCTTGTCCAATAAAGAAATCAATGGATATCAAATATTATCTTTAAAATCGGACAAACTAACTCCCGGAGCAATTCTACATACTACAGAAGCAGGTTCACCTATTATTCCTTTTTATGAAATTCATATACTTATTCCTCAAGATGCCATAGTAAACTCTTTAGACGTAATTTCTACCAGCAATGAAAAACTACCTGATAAATATTTTTTATTCCCTGCACAACGCCCTCAACCAATGATTTACAATCTTCCAGTCCCCGAATTTATTTCTCCCAATCCTGTAATTTACAATTCACCTACAACTTATCCTGGAAATCTCGCAAAACTTGTTGGGACAGGAAATAAAGGAGGATATAAAATTGCAAGTATTCTAATTTATCCCGTCCAATATATCCCATCAGAAAAACAAATTATATTTTATTCCTCAATAAAAATAAAACTAAACTATACTCATACTTCCAAAACCAACCTTTTAACCCCATTTCAGAATAATACAATTAAACAGGAAATTAAAAACATAGTATTAAATCCCGAAAATATAGAAACTTATGCGCCCCAGATAACAAACAAACAGAATGAATTTCAATATTGCATAATAACTAATAATGCCTTGTCCGGCGAGTTTCAGCGTCTTGCAGATTGGAAAACCCGTAAAGGCATTAAATCTAAAGTTATGATTGTAGATTCTATTTACAATACTTTTTCCGGGATAGACAGACAAACAAAAATTCGTGAGTTTATACGATACGCTTATACCAACTGGGGAACTCAATACTTTTTGTTAGGGGGACAATCTGATTTCGAAAACAATGAAGAAATTGTCCCACGAAGAGATGTTTTTTGTGTTAATACTGACATATGTCCTTATCCGGACGGAGATACTATCCCCAGCGATCTTTATTATTCTGATTTAGACGGGACATGGGATAAAAATGGAAATGGCATATACGGAGAAATGGACGACAGTATAGACCTTTATTCGGATGTATATGTCGGCAGAGCTCCCGCAAAAGACATAAATCAGGCAAAAATATTTGTAGATAAAATCCTTGCTTATGAAAAAAATTCACTGAAAGGATATGCAAAAAAAATATTACTCGTAGGTGCAGAATTATGGCCGTCAAAAAATTATAATGGAGATATAGTTAGTGACTCAATAATATCCATTACTCCATCAGGCTGGTCAGAAGGCAAATTATATTACAAAAATGGCAACTTATCACGGGATGCAGTTGTTGATTCTGTCAATGCTGGATTTGGACTTGTACATTATGCAGCACATGGAGGCGCACCCGTAATAATGGTAGCAGGTCAAAGCTTTTCAATTCCCTTTGTGGATATTCTTAACAATACTAATAAATTCGGTATTCACAATGCAATTTCCTGTTTTACGGGAGCAGTGGATGAAATTAACACTAGTGATTATAATTATGATTGCCTTGCAGAGCATATAGTAAACAGCCCTAACGGCGGTGGAGTAGCTTCCGTGATGAATACAAGATATGGTTGGGGAACACCACCTTATATGGGTTACGCCGAATTACTGGACCTTGAATTTTATAACCAATTATTTAACTCGGGAGCTTATCATCTAGGTATTGCTCACACACTTTCTAAAAATCCATACTGTGGTATAGCTCAAACAGATACTCTTTGGAGATATTCTATTTATGAATTAACATTATTCGGAGACCCGGAATTACCAGTCTGGACAGAAGCCCCGGAAAGCCTCACTGTTAACTATCTATCTAATATCGGAACAGGCTCACAAAACTTTAATGTGTATTGTTCGCACAATAGCAGTCCTAAGGAAAGTACATTAGTATGCCTGATGAAAGGAACTGAAATCTATAAAACAGGATATACAAATTCGGCAGGAAATGCAGTATTTAATATTTCACCTGCAGTCCCCGGGAATATCTATGTAACTGCAACTGCACATAATTTTTATCCTTACGAAGGGACATCTACTGTGGTGGGACAGGGGCCTTATGTTAGTTATAAAAATCATGACATTACAGACAACATAGGAAATGCAGACAGTACTGTTAATCCGGGAGAAACAATAGATTTATACCTTACATTATGGAACCCTGGAACTATAACCGCATCAGGCGTTAGCGGAACAATTACAACAAATGACACCCTTGTTTCCGGTATATCAGATACAACTCAAAGTTATGGCAACATTTTATCAAAAGACAGCTGTACAAACTCAGGGACATATAAAATCTCAATTTCACCTAATACCCCTGATATGCATATCATAAAAATTCGTATAAAAATTACCGATGATTCGGCTAATATCTGGTATGATAGTTTAAACATTCAAGTTGCTAGACCAAAACCAATTTACCAGTCCTATCAACTTAATGACTCCGAGGGCAATACTCCTAACGGATATTTGGACCCCGACGAAGAAGCAAAAATTACGCCCCGTGTCAAAAATACGGGAACCGGTAATCTAGATTCTGTAAGAGCAGTTTTAAGAACAACCAGCCCCTATACAGCAATTATAGATTCACAGTCAACCTTCGGCGAAATACCTCATACCGAAACTAGAAACGGAATACCCTTTAAGGTCAATACAACTCCCAGTATTAATATTGGCGATAGCATAATATTTGAAATACAAATAATAGGATGGAATGGACTAATTCAGTATTCAAATTCAGACACGATTGTTGTGAAAGTTGGTCTTCCCGGATTAATGTACGCTGACCACGACGTAGGGAACCTCCAATTTACCGTTACTTGTAATGGTGTATGCGGATTCACAAAACAAAACGGCGAAGGCACCGGCTTCAAATACCCACATAACAGTAGCAATCTCTTATGGATAGGTTCATTATGGGTCGGGAACGCTTCAAATTATGTAGTAAATAAAGATTTTAATGCGGAAGGAACCGGCGATTGGAAAGAAACCTCAACCCCGGATGGAAAACTAAGAATGGGAGGAAATAAATTCTCCAATCAGGACGGGATTGCTATTTATAATGATGCAAATCATCCTGCTCCAAAAAATATAACCGTAAACCAATTATCTTCAGCTTGGTCTACCCAACCTTACAATGACTTCGTAATTATGAAATATAAAATAACAAACACCGGAACATCCCCGATAAATAACTTATATGCAGGACAATATATGGAGTTTGATGTAGACACATTAAACTCACTGAAAGACAAAGTCGGCATAGATTCTTCAAAACATTTAATATATCAATATGCCAAAATAAACTCCAGATGTGTCGGCATAAAACTTATCAGTCCTCTAAACCCTGCAAACCTCAGCGCAATCAACAGTAAAACTTATGTATACCCGGGATGGTTTATTCAAGATAGCATTAAAATTAAATTTCTTAATGGGGCTTTAACTTCTACCGTTCTTGACACAACAGATGATTGGGGCATACTGGCTTCGACAGGACCTTTTAATCTGGATGCAGGTAAAGACACAACAATATCATTTGCCATTATTGGAGGAGATAGTATCTCAGACCTTAAATACAATAGTGATATGGCAGAAATAATTACCAGCATAGAGGATAAAGAGAAAAATACACCTTTGAGCTATAAATTATATCCCTGTATGCCAAACCCAACAAAAAACAAAGCTTTTATACTATATTCCGTGCCGAAAACATCTGAAGTAAAAATCGTAATTTATGACATAAGTGGAAGAATCACAAAAAAATTCGCATTTAAAGGAGTACTGCCGGGATTACACAGTACATTATGGGATGGAACCAACTCGCACGGGAATAAAGTGTCTACAGGAGTCTATTTTATACATTTTATATCTAAGGCAGAAGAAACTCAATCTCAGGATGAAAATGAGGTTAAATATAGAAATAAATTAATAATTATACGATAA
- a CDS encoding DNA-processing protein DprA: protein MGTKDYSYWIALAHLPKWGYLKINNLIIKFFHEEKISIEDFFNLPESIWNNKYQLNQEDISDLQKAKSELPNNAFFAENLSSQGFELIPITSPEYSKTLKQNLKAAHSPALLYVKGNKKILYEKSIAIVGSRDAGRKSLEFADNIAKLASKDFKVVVSGFAKGVDKQALDSAIKYTGQSIIVLPQGITTFISGFKTYYRQIVDGNILVLSVFHPKAVWSAGLAMARNPVIYGLADEIFVAESSEKGGTWSGVIDGLRKGRKIYVRQPEPNEKNANNLLIQKGAIPVDFNGVGNPNAEQMVTASIANEPSIETIEDRILKILNGKTLSVKDILEKLKLDWTTKKLTTHLQEMETIQTVKKYGRNHYTLKSNQKERQTKLFE, encoded by the coding sequence ATGGGCACAAAAGATTATTCATATTGGATAGCATTGGCACATTTGCCAAAATGGGGTTATTTAAAAATCAATAACCTAATCATCAAGTTTTTCCATGAAGAAAAAATCTCCATAGAAGACTTTTTCAACTTACCTGAATCAATATGGAACAATAAATATCAACTTAACCAAGAAGATATTTCTGATTTACAGAAAGCAAAATCTGAATTACCTAATAACGCGTTTTTTGCAGAAAATCTTTCAAGCCAGGGGTTTGAGTTAATCCCTATTACTTCTCCGGAATACTCAAAAACCTTAAAACAAAACTTAAAAGCGGCACATTCCCCTGCTTTATTGTATGTTAAAGGTAACAAAAAAATACTTTATGAAAAGTCTATTGCTATTGTTGGTTCAAGAGATGCAGGAAGGAAATCATTGGAATTTGCCGACAACATTGCCAAATTAGCAAGTAAGGATTTTAAAGTAGTCGTTAGTGGTTTTGCAAAAGGCGTTGATAAACAGGCTTTAGATTCTGCAATAAAATACACAGGACAAAGTATAATTGTTCTTCCTCAAGGTATAACAACTTTTATTTCGGGCTTCAAAACATATTACAGGCAAATTGTTGACGGTAATATTTTAGTGTTAAGCGTATTTCATCCAAAAGCAGTTTGGTCAGCCGGTTTGGCAATGGCTCGTAATCCTGTTATTTACGGACTTGCTGACGAAATATTTGTAGCAGAGTCAAGCGAAAAAGGTGGAACATGGTCAGGAGTAATTGACGGTCTTAGAAAAGGACGTAAAATTTACGTGAGACAACCTGAACCAAACGAAAAAAATGCAAACAATCTTCTTATTCAAAAAGGCGCTATTCCGGTTGACTTCAATGGAGTAGGAAATCCAAATGCTGAACAAATGGTAACAGCATCAATTGCAAATGAACCATCTATAGAAACTATTGAAGACAGAATTCTAAAAATACTTAACGGAAAAACACTTTCTGTAAAAGACATTCTTGAAAAATTAAAATTGGATTGGACGACAAAAAAATTGACAACTCACTTGCAGGAAATGGAAACAATTCAAACTGTAAAAAAATATGGGAGAAATCACTATACCCTAAAAAGCAATCAAAAAGAACGACAAACAAAACTTTTTGAGTAG
- a CDS encoding RecQ family ATP-dependent DNA helicase, whose product MTRNELEYKLKQTFKLDRFYDDQWDTINRILKGERVLLIEKTGFGKSLCFQFPATIFNGTTVVFSPLIALMRDQVKKLNSLGISAKCINSEQTMAENSQIISEAKQGKVKILYIAPERQENSEWLEATRQMNLSMVVIDEAHCISVWGHDFRPAFRKIVDLIKLLPQKFPILATTATATERVAQDIIQQMGGNIKYLRGNLLRENFRLNVVKVSSEDDKLAFLAEYLPKLNGTGIIYTGTRVDTEIYSNFLNYQNISSVNYNAGFDAETRKSIEDGLINNHWKCVVSTNALGMGIDKPDIRFIIHTQIPASPIHYYQEIGRAGRDGKETRIILLYNPEDRELPEHFIENSRPPFKHYQKVIEQLKKEPSGKWDLMRKTNLNKTKIEIITTDLIEQGIIKEVIFGRSKKYEYKFNAPRLNTMTFEELKEFKLNELEKIIEYAEMDKCRMFYLCDYLDDKSIVEICHKCDNCRTEKFTHKINAYWQEKVDDFKNNDFPEIQLVSMSQQEKPLLERKDKLVNGVAFSYYGFSNVGSMIHRCKYEDGGDFPDSLLIGVLRAYRSYFKDEKFDLIIYVLPTESGDLVKNFAEKVSKNLEIPISHGLTKRQDMKPQKVFQNYISKKDNVKGVFGYNNPAEIKGKNVLLIDDICDSKETIKEIGNLMSKLGVNKIAPLVIAKTIGGDIIDNTPNLIKRNVVDSKKAVNEKEKPFAEIRRKYPNPKDEDKIYQILKKWRFEKAKESNLPTYCILPNATLNNIAERKPTSILELLDIKGLGKKTIKKFGEEIIELINNL is encoded by the coding sequence ATGACAAGAAACGAATTAGAATATAAACTTAAACAAACCTTTAAGCTTGACAGATTCTATGACGACCAATGGGATACTATTAACCGAATTTTAAAAGGAGAAAGAGTTTTACTAATTGAAAAAACAGGTTTTGGAAAATCATTGTGCTTTCAATTTCCTGCGACAATTTTCAATGGGACAACTGTAGTTTTTTCGCCACTAATTGCATTAATGCGTGACCAGGTAAAAAAATTAAACAGCTTAGGCATTTCTGCAAAATGTATTAATAGCGAACAGACAATGGCGGAAAACTCTCAAATTATATCAGAAGCCAAACAAGGAAAAGTTAAAATTCTTTATATAGCTCCTGAAAGACAAGAAAACAGTGAATGGCTTGAAGCTACAAGACAAATGAATCTTTCAATGGTCGTTATTGACGAAGCCCATTGTATTTCAGTCTGGGGACACGATTTCCGCCCTGCGTTCAGAAAAATCGTTGACTTAATAAAATTGTTACCACAGAAATTTCCTATTTTAGCCACAACGGCAACAGCCACAGAAAGAGTAGCTCAAGACATCATTCAACAAATGGGGGGGAATATAAAATATCTTCGTGGTAATTTACTACGGGAAAATTTTAGGCTGAACGTAGTAAAAGTTTCTTCCGAAGATGATAAACTGGCATTTTTAGCAGAGTACTTACCTAAACTGAACGGGACAGGTATCATTTATACCGGCACAAGGGTTGATACTGAAATTTATTCAAATTTTTTAAATTACCAAAACATTAGCTCTGTAAATTATAATGCCGGATTCGACGCAGAAACAAGAAAATCTATAGAAGATGGGTTGATTAATAACCACTGGAAATGTGTCGTCTCCACAAATGCCCTGGGTATGGGTATTGATAAACCAGACATTAGATTTATCATTCATACGCAAATACCTGCATCTCCAATTCATTATTATCAAGAGATTGGAAGAGCAGGTAGAGATGGGAAAGAAACTAGAATTATCCTTTTATACAATCCTGAAGACAGAGAATTGCCGGAACATTTTATTGAAAACAGTCGTCCCCCTTTTAAGCATTACCAAAAGGTTATTGAGCAATTAAAAAAAGAACCTTCAGGCAAATGGGATTTGATGAGAAAAACCAATCTAAATAAAACCAAAATAGAAATAATAACAACAGATTTAATCGAGCAAGGTATAATAAAAGAAGTTATTTTTGGTCGTTCCAAAAAATATGAGTACAAATTTAATGCCCCTCGGCTTAACACTATGACTTTTGAAGAGCTCAAGGAATTTAAATTAAACGAACTTGAGAAAATCATTGAATACGCTGAGATGGATAAGTGCAGAATGTTTTATCTTTGTGATTACCTGGATGATAAGAGTATTGTTGAAATTTGCCATAAATGCGATAACTGTAGGACGGAAAAATTTACCCATAAAATAAATGCTTACTGGCAGGAAAAAGTGGATGATTTTAAGAATAATGATTTTCCAGAAATTCAATTGGTTTCTATGTCTCAACAAGAAAAACCTCTTTTAGAGCGAAAGGATAAATTGGTCAACGGGGTTGCATTTTCGTATTATGGCTTTTCAAACGTAGGATCTATGATTCACCGGTGTAAATATGAGGATGGTGGAGACTTCCCCGATTCCCTTCTGATTGGAGTTTTGAGAGCCTATCGAAGCTATTTTAAAGATGAAAAATTCGATTTAATTATCTACGTTCTTCCAACTGAATCGGGTGATTTGGTTAAGAATTTTGCCGAAAAAGTATCCAAGAATTTAGAGATACCTATTTCCCACGGATTGACAAAGCGGCAAGATATGAAACCCCAAAAGGTATTTCAAAATTATATATCAAAAAAGGATAACGTAAAAGGTGTTTTTGGCTACAACAATCCCGCCGAGATTAAAGGGAAAAACGTTCTGTTGATTGATGACATTTGTGATAGCAAAGAAACAATTAAGGAAATCGGAAATTTAATGAGTAAATTGGGGGTGAATAAAATTGCACCATTGGTAATAGCAAAGACAATTGGCGGGGATATAATAGATAACACTCCAAATTTAATTAAAAGGAATGTAGTAGATTCTAAAAAAGCAGTGAATGAGAAAGAAAAACCTTTTGCAGAAATTCGTCGGAAGTATCCAAATCCTAAGGATGAAGATAAGATTTACCAAATATTAAAGAAATGGCGTTTTGAAAAAGCCAAAGAAAGTAATTTGCCTACTTACTGCATTTTGCCTAATGCAACCTTAAATAATATTGCCGAAAGAAAACCTACTTCCATTTTAGAACTTCTGGACATAAAAGGATTAGGCAAAAAGACAATTAAGAAATTTGGCGAAGAGATTATTGAACTTATTAATAACTTATAA
- the mutS gene encoding DNA mismatch repair protein MutS codes for METSTPLLEQWHKIKKQYPDAIILFRLGDFYETFYQDAVLASKILGITLTQRQSGVPLAGIPHHAATPYIAKLVKANYKVAICEQLEPPQPGKLVKRDVIEVITQGTLVEDALLEATKNNYLASIFQNDINYGLALIDLSTGEFKVTELNKEELIDELKRLSPGEIITSVDFDFIHTSKIDTYKFNYDIAKQELIEHFNVASLDGFGCKDLHLAVSAAGAALSYLKSVKKSSLPHINPPKPYFLSKYLLLDEPTRKNLELIQKINNTEGEGTLLWVLNHTYTPMGIRLLRNFILFPLVDIKEINNRLDKVEYFVKNLSFLGQFTGIISSNACVSDLERLATRVSMERATPRDITAISNTLKILPGINTILPKEFESYKMPDLKDIAQYIEKAIVASPPPTIEDGGVIKQGFSKELDEIRELSYSGKKWVSDFESRERIRTKIQSLKVGFNNTFGYYIEITRSNLKLVPQDYIRKQTTVNSERFITEELKQYEYKILSAEERIKRMEYEIFSEVRKKVASEVHKIQDTARKLAELDVFASFAFIATQNNYVKPEITEENSIIIKDGRHPVVDKLISKDEFIPNPTTLDDEQQIYIITGPNMAGKSTYLRQVGLITLMAQLGSFVPASYARIGVRDRIFTRIGASDDLSRGVSTFLAEMNETANILNNATNRSLVLLDEIGRGTSTYDGMSIAWAVAEYLLQKIGTKTLFATHYHELSELATIFSEIKNYHIAVKRYEDKIIFLRQLKPGQCDDSYGIEVAKLGGVPGKVIKRAQEVLESLEIKELKSSKIRSKSKQTDFFTTPNKQELNKPESKILETIANIDPDKITPVDALLLIKKLKEMS; via the coding sequence ATGGAAACATCTACCCCACTTTTAGAACAGTGGCACAAAATAAAAAAGCAATATCCGGATGCCATAATACTCTTCCGTCTGGGTGATTTTTATGAAACATTTTATCAGGATGCCGTTTTGGCATCAAAAATTCTTGGAATAACCTTAACTCAGAGACAATCCGGGGTTCCGCTTGCCGGGATTCCTCATCATGCGGCGACTCCATACATCGCTAAACTTGTTAAAGCAAATTATAAAGTGGCAATATGCGAACAACTCGAACCTCCCCAACCAGGGAAACTCGTTAAAAGAGACGTGATAGAAGTAATTACCCAAGGGACTTTAGTTGAAGATGCATTGCTTGAAGCAACAAAAAATAACTATCTGGCATCAATATTTCAGAATGACATAAATTACGGGCTTGCCCTAATAGATCTCTCCACAGGAGAATTCAAAGTCACTGAACTCAATAAAGAAGAACTAATAGACGAACTGAAAAGATTATCACCGGGAGAAATTATTACTTCCGTAGACTTTGATTTCATACATACCTCAAAAATAGATACTTATAAATTTAATTATGATATTGCAAAACAAGAACTGATTGAACATTTTAATGTAGCCTCTTTGGATGGTTTTGGATGTAAAGATCTGCATCTTGCCGTTTCAGCCGCAGGAGCTGCCTTATCTTATCTTAAATCCGTAAAAAAATCGTCTCTCCCCCACATCAATCCACCCAAACCATACTTTTTATCTAAATATCTGCTTCTTGACGAACCTACAAGAAAAAACCTTGAACTTATACAAAAAATTAATAATACCGAAGGCGAAGGTACACTTCTATGGGTATTAAACCATACTTATACCCCGATGGGAATAAGATTACTTCGAAACTTCATTCTTTTCCCTCTTGTTGACATAAAAGAAATAAATAACAGACTTGATAAAGTAGAATATTTCGTTAAAAACCTATCTTTTTTAGGACAATTTACAGGCATAATTTCCTCCAATGCCTGCGTATCAGACCTCGAAAGACTCGCCACAAGGGTTTCTATGGAAAGAGCTACCCCGAGAGATATTACCGCTATTTCAAATACCCTAAAAATTCTACCCGGGATAAACACCATACTTCCTAAGGAATTCGAAAGTTATAAAATGCCTGACTTAAAAGATATTGCTCAATACATTGAAAAAGCTATCGTTGCTAGCCCGCCTCCAACTATAGAAGACGGTGGAGTCATAAAACAAGGTTTTAGCAAAGAACTTGATGAAATACGGGAACTTTCTTATTCCGGTAAAAAATGGGTTTCGGATTTTGAATCTCGTGAACGAATTAGGACAAAAATCCAATCCCTGAAAGTCGGATTTAATAACACTTTTGGTTATTATATAGAAATTACAAGGTCAAATCTTAAACTCGTTCCTCAAGACTACATAAGAAAACAAACTACAGTAAACTCCGAGAGATTTATTACCGAAGAACTAAAACAATACGAGTATAAAATTTTGTCCGCAGAAGAACGGATAAAACGAATGGAATACGAAATATTTTCCGAAGTACGAAAAAAAGTGGCTTCGGAAGTCCATAAAATTCAGGATACTGCCAGAAAACTTGCTGAACTGGACGTTTTTGCGTCATTCGCTTTTATAGCGACCCAAAACAACTATGTAAAACCCGAAATAACCGAAGAAAATTCCATTATCATTAAAGACGGGAGACATCCCGTTGTAGATAAACTGATTTCAAAAGACGAATTCATCCCAAACCCGACTACATTAGATGATGAACAACAAATTTACATAATTACGGGACCAAATATGGCAGGAAAATCCACATATTTAAGACAGGTCGGATTAATAACTCTTATGGCTCAACTTGGCTCTTTTGTTCCCGCTTCTTATGCCAGAATAGGAGTAAGAGACCGCATATTTACAAGAATCGGCGCAAGTGATGACCTTTCACGGGGCGTTTCCACTTTCCTTGCTGAAATGAACGAAACTGCAAATATATTAAATAATGCAACAAATAGGAGTCTTGTTTTGCTTGATGAAATCGGAAGGGGAACAAGTACTTACGATGGGATGTCAATTGCATGGGCAGTCGCCGAATACCTGTTGCAAAAAATCGGAACTAAAACACTTTTTGCAACTCATTATCACGAATTATCCGAACTTGCCACAATCTTTTCAGAGATAAAAAACTATCATATAGCGGTTAAACGATATGAAGACAAAATAATCTTTTTACGCCAGTTAAAACCGGGACAATGTGATGATTCCTATGGAATAGAAGTAGCAAAATTGGGTGGGGTGCCGGGGAAAGTAATAAAACGAGCGCAAGAAGTCCTGGAATCCCTGGAAATCAAAGAATTAAAATCAAGTAAAATCCGTTCCAAATCAAAACAAACAGACTTCTTTACAACTCCTAATAAACAAGAATTAAATAAACCGGAGTCCAAAATATTAGAAACCATCGCAAACATAGACCCTGATAAAATAACTCCCGTAGACGCTCTCCTATTGATAAAAAAATTAAAAGAAATGAGTTAG
- a CDS encoding tetratricopeptide repeat protein — protein MIILILFLLLPSELYKEAHKAYKSGDFELAGKRFERLLVNYPDNVLAPEAMFWTAKLKSNPDKAMEYYTKFISLYPESNFVPEALYNIAQYYYAVEDYNSAIKFYNDLTTKYPSSVYTKYAYSQLKIFSTLIYIQIGAFSTKENALKLQQEITPILSSDSLLGNELSIQINQEANLYKIKIGHFNSELEASEFLLRSKINGFVIKRK, from the coding sequence ATGATTATATTAATACTTTTTTTATTATTACCTTCGGAACTCTACAAGGAAGCCCATAAAGCTTATAAGTCCGGAGACTTTGAACTTGCAGGCAAAAGGTTTGAACGACTATTAGTTAATTATCCTGATAACGTACTTGCCCCCGAAGCTATGTTCTGGACGGCAAAATTAAAATCCAATCCCGATAAAGCAATGGAATATTATACAAAATTTATATCCTTGTATCCGGAAAGTAATTTTGTCCCCGAAGCTTTATACAATATTGCCCAGTATTATTATGCTGTAGAAGATTATAATTCGGCAATTAAATTTTATAATGACCTTACAACAAAATACCCTTCCTCTGTATACACTAAATATGCTTACTCACAGTTAAAAATCTTTTCTACCTTAATATACATCCAGATAGGAGCTTTTTCAACCAAAGAAAATGCCCTAAAACTTCAACAGGAAATTACACCCATTCTATCTTCCGATAGTCTATTAGGAAATGAGCTTTCTATCCAGATTAACCAGGAAGCCAACCTTTACAAAATAAAAATAGGACACTTTAATTCTGAACTGGAAGCAAGCGAGTTTTTATTACGAAGCAAAATAAACGGGTTTGTTATAAAACGTAAATAA